From Corallococcus silvisoli, one genomic window encodes:
- a CDS encoding type I polyketide synthase, with product MVERAETSSALSPVKRALSALEDLRAKLDAVEAARREPIAIIGMGCRFPGGARSPEAYWRLLRNGVDAITEVPPERWDAEAWYDPDPETPGRISTRFGGFVEGIQDFDAPFFGVSLREARSLDPQQRLLLEVTWEALEDAGVAADSLAGSATGVFVGIGGTDYGQLLLARGPEEIDAYLGTGNAHAVASGRLSYWLGLQGPSLSVDTACSSSLVAVHLACQSLRGGECRMALVGGVSLQLLPEFSVNFSKARMLAPDGRCKTFDAAADGYVRSEGCGVIVCKRLSDARADGDRILAVIRGSAVNQDGRSSGLTVPNGPAQQAVIRKALESASVAPGAVSYVEAHGTGTSLGDPIEVQALASVFGERPRGEPLWIGSVKTNLGHLEAAAGMAGLLKVVLALRHRELPPHLHFHRPNPLSGPWEQLPLAVPTQCTPWNSGDSHRVAGVSAFGFSGTNAHVVLAEASEPGPVPGSPKAEPAPEVSRPLHLLTLSARSEEALRALADRYERHLAEHPDQSLADVCFSANTGRAHLSHRAALTAATPAEAREQLAALAQGQVPAHASRGLSGNRPPVAFLFTGQGSQCEGMGRRLYEAQPVFRKTLERCAALLDGQLSVPLLEVLYPAPGQRSPLHETAYTQPALFSLEYALAELWRSWGVVPTAVMGHSLGEYVAACVAGVFSLEDALRLVVARGRLMQALPEDGAMVAVETGPAHAASMMERWKDEVSIAAINAPASVVLSGRRTVIQSLTAAFQAQGLRIQPLTVSHAFHSPLMEPMLAAFEQVARGVHYAQPTVDLISNLTGELAGPEIATPGYWTRHVREPVRFADGMRTLHQQGHLVFVEVGPKPTLLGLGRQCLPESTDALWLPSLRADRDDWRQLLTSLCALYTRGGAVDWRGFDRGLARRKVPLPTYPFQRQRCWYEESQRPRKREARGTPSAPSTSRIVELLERGDVDGLSLELERSGPLAPEKRALLPDLLRLLVQRHRQEQVGGVLEDGCYRPSWRESDRPTRDASASVPGLWLVLADRTGVGEALAGLLRAQGHSCLLASQPPPDTAASELERLLVTAREPGRPPLVGVLHLWGLDAPILDERGATPEEDFGRCGAQVFHLVRALVGARSLAPLPRLWLVTRGAVSLEEPSRVALLQSPLWGIGQVLSREHPELWGGLVDLDPAAPGREVHAAWESVQATGGDDRVAFRQGRRYVCRLERIRPPSSRVRSLRADGTYLITGGLGALGLRVARWMSERGAGALVLLGRGSPDSATQESLERLREAGTRVHVAQVDVTDAGALGHLLESVRATLPPLRGVVHAAGIVDDGLLLHQSEERLTRVMAPKARGAWNLHLLTRGDPLDAFVLFAAGSALLGSPGQASYAAANTFLDALAWHRRALGLPALSLDWGPWAEAGMAVDARYRSRLEAHGLTPLSTEEGLGALERLWDQPSPQVAVLRVDWPTFRQQLPGGRMPLLAALDAAAPKEAPRKDSLLKQLDEVPDSDRLALLTRHVRELAARTLGRESSHPLELERGFTDLGMDSLLALELRKGLETSLGRPLPPTLVFEHPTISQLAAHLHREWVSGKPPPSTGAPHRSEPRSDTPPASAALVEQLSEEEVERLLLEKLARL from the coding sequence ATGGTCGAACGAGCCGAAACGAGCAGTGCGCTGTCTCCGGTGAAGCGGGCGCTGAGCGCCCTGGAGGACCTGCGCGCGAAGCTCGATGCCGTCGAAGCGGCGCGCCGCGAGCCCATCGCCATCATCGGCATGGGCTGCCGCTTCCCGGGCGGGGCGCGCTCGCCCGAGGCGTACTGGCGCCTGCTGCGCAACGGGGTCGACGCCATCACCGAGGTCCCCCCGGAGCGGTGGGACGCCGAGGCCTGGTACGACCCCGACCCGGAGACGCCGGGGAGGATCTCCACCCGCTTCGGCGGCTTCGTCGAAGGCATCCAGGACTTCGACGCGCCGTTCTTCGGCGTCTCGCTGCGAGAGGCGCGGAGCCTGGATCCGCAGCAACGCCTCCTGCTGGAGGTGACGTGGGAGGCGCTGGAGGACGCGGGCGTGGCGGCGGACTCGCTGGCGGGCAGCGCCACCGGCGTCTTCGTCGGCATTGGCGGCACCGACTACGGCCAGCTCCTCCTGGCGCGTGGGCCCGAAGAGATTGACGCATACCTGGGCACTGGCAACGCCCACGCGGTCGCCTCGGGCCGACTCTCGTACTGGCTCGGCTTGCAGGGCCCCAGCCTCTCCGTGGACACCGCGTGTTCCTCCTCGCTCGTCGCGGTGCATCTGGCGTGTCAGAGCCTGCGCGGTGGCGAGTGCCGGATGGCGCTCGTGGGCGGGGTGAGCCTGCAGCTCCTCCCGGAGTTCTCGGTCAACTTCTCCAAGGCCCGGATGCTGGCGCCGGACGGGCGCTGCAAGACCTTCGACGCCGCGGCCGACGGCTACGTCCGCTCCGAGGGCTGTGGGGTCATTGTCTGCAAGCGGCTGTCCGATGCCCGAGCGGATGGAGATCGGATCCTCGCGGTCATCCGCGGCTCCGCGGTGAACCAGGACGGACGCAGCAGCGGGTTGACGGTCCCCAACGGCCCCGCCCAGCAGGCCGTCATCCGCAAGGCGCTCGAAAGCGCGTCGGTCGCGCCCGGGGCGGTGTCCTACGTGGAGGCGCACGGGACGGGCACGTCGCTGGGGGACCCCATCGAGGTGCAGGCGCTGGCCTCCGTCTTCGGCGAGCGCCCCCGGGGTGAGCCGCTGTGGATCGGCTCGGTGAAGACCAACCTCGGCCACCTCGAGGCCGCGGCCGGGATGGCGGGGCTCCTCAAGGTGGTGCTCGCGCTGAGACACCGAGAGCTGCCCCCACACCTGCACTTCCACCGCCCCAACCCGCTCAGCGGTCCGTGGGAGCAGCTTCCCCTGGCGGTGCCGACCCAGTGCACCCCCTGGAACAGCGGTGACAGCCATCGCGTGGCGGGGGTGAGCGCCTTTGGCTTCAGTGGAACCAATGCCCATGTGGTGCTCGCGGAGGCCTCGGAGCCAGGGCCCGTCCCTGGGTCCCCGAAGGCGGAGCCCGCGCCGGAAGTGTCGCGTCCCCTCCACCTGCTGACGCTCTCGGCACGCTCCGAGGAAGCGCTCCGTGCGCTGGCCGACCGCTACGAACGACACCTCGCGGAGCACCCCGATCAGTCCCTGGCCGACGTGTGCTTCTCCGCCAACACCGGCCGCGCCCACCTCTCCCACCGCGCGGCGCTCACGGCCGCGACCCCAGCGGAAGCGCGCGAGCAGTTGGCCGCGCTCGCCCAGGGACAGGTGCCCGCTCACGCCAGCCGAGGCCTGAGCGGCAACCGTCCTCCCGTGGCCTTCCTGTTCACGGGGCAGGGCTCGCAGTGCGAGGGCATGGGACGGCGGCTCTACGAGGCACAACCCGTCTTCCGGAAGACGCTCGAGCGCTGCGCGGCCCTGTTGGACGGACAGCTCTCCGTGCCCCTGCTCGAAGTGCTCTACCCGGCCCCAGGGCAGCGCTCACCGCTTCACGAGACGGCCTACACCCAGCCCGCGCTCTTCTCGCTCGAGTACGCGCTGGCGGAGCTCTGGCGGTCCTGGGGCGTGGTGCCCACCGCGGTGATGGGCCACAGCCTGGGGGAGTACGTGGCGGCCTGCGTGGCGGGCGTGTTCAGCCTGGAGGATGCGCTGCGGCTCGTGGTGGCGCGAGGCCGCCTGATGCAGGCGCTCCCGGAGGACGGGGCCATGGTGGCGGTGGAGACCGGCCCCGCCCATGCCGCGTCCATGATGGAGCGGTGGAAGGACGAGGTGTCCATCGCCGCCATCAACGCCCCGGCCAGCGTCGTGCTCTCGGGGCGTCGCACGGTCATCCAGTCCCTCACCGCCGCGTTCCAGGCCCAGGGCCTCCGGATCCAGCCGCTCACCGTCTCGCACGCCTTCCACTCGCCGTTGATGGAGCCGATGCTCGCGGCCTTCGAGCAGGTCGCGCGCGGGGTCCACTACGCCCAGCCCACCGTCGACTTGATCTCCAACCTCACCGGGGAGCTCGCGGGCCCGGAGATCGCCACGCCCGGCTACTGGACGCGCCACGTGCGCGAGCCGGTGCGGTTCGCCGACGGCATGCGGACCCTGCACCAGCAGGGTCATCTGGTCTTCGTGGAGGTCGGCCCCAAGCCCACGCTGCTGGGCCTGGGTCGCCAGTGCCTGCCTGAATCCACGGACGCGCTCTGGCTCCCCAGCCTCCGTGCTGACCGGGACGACTGGCGTCAGCTCCTCACCAGCCTGTGCGCGCTGTACACGCGCGGAGGAGCGGTCGACTGGCGTGGCTTCGACCGGGGCCTCGCGCGGCGCAAGGTGCCGCTGCCCACCTATCCGTTCCAGCGACAGCGCTGCTGGTACGAGGAGTCCCAGCGCCCTCGAAAGCGCGAAGCCAGGGGCACGCCGAGCGCTCCGTCCACCTCGCGCATCGTGGAGCTGCTGGAGCGCGGAGACGTGGATGGACTGAGCCTGGAGCTGGAACGATCCGGCCCCCTCGCGCCGGAGAAACGCGCGCTGCTCCCCGACCTCCTGCGGCTGCTCGTCCAGCGGCACCGCCAGGAGCAGGTCGGTGGTGTGCTCGAAGACGGCTGCTATCGCCCGAGCTGGAGGGAGTCAGACCGTCCCACGCGCGACGCATCCGCGAGCGTCCCTGGCCTGTGGCTCGTCCTCGCGGATCGAACAGGCGTCGGCGAAGCGCTCGCTGGATTGCTTCGGGCACAGGGGCACTCCTGTCTCCTGGCGTCGCAGCCCCCACCGGACACAGCGGCCTCGGAGCTGGAGCGCCTGCTGGTCACGGCGCGCGAACCTGGGCGCCCTCCCCTCGTCGGGGTCCTCCACCTCTGGGGCCTGGACGCGCCCATCCTCGATGAAAGAGGCGCGACGCCGGAGGAGGACTTCGGACGGTGCGGCGCACAGGTCTTCCACCTCGTGCGCGCGCTCGTCGGCGCTCGGAGCCTCGCCCCCCTTCCCCGGCTCTGGCTCGTGACACGAGGGGCCGTGTCGCTCGAAGAGCCCTCGCGGGTCGCGCTCTTGCAGTCGCCGCTGTGGGGCATCGGACAGGTGCTCTCACGCGAGCACCCGGAGCTCTGGGGCGGGCTCGTGGATCTCGACCCCGCGGCACCGGGGCGTGAGGTGCACGCCGCATGGGAATCGGTGCAGGCCACCGGTGGTGATGACCGGGTGGCGTTCCGCCAGGGGCGCCGCTACGTCTGCCGGCTGGAGCGCATCCGTCCGCCCAGCTCCCGCGTGCGCTCCCTGCGCGCGGACGGCACCTATCTCATCACCGGTGGACTCGGCGCCCTGGGGCTGCGCGTCGCGCGGTGGATGAGCGAACGGGGCGCAGGAGCCCTGGTCCTCCTGGGCCGTGGCTCGCCGGACTCCGCCACCCAGGAGTCCCTGGAGCGACTGCGCGAGGCGGGCACCCGGGTGCACGTGGCGCAGGTGGACGTCACCGATGCGGGCGCCTTGGGGCACCTTCTGGAGTCGGTGCGCGCCACCCTGCCCCCCTTGCGCGGGGTCGTCCACGCCGCGGGCATCGTGGACGACGGGCTCCTCCTCCACCAATCGGAGGAACGGCTCACGCGCGTGATGGCTCCCAAGGCGCGGGGCGCGTGGAACCTGCACCTGCTGACGCGCGGCGATCCGCTCGACGCCTTCGTCCTGTTCGCCGCCGGCTCCGCGCTCCTCGGCTCGCCGGGGCAGGCCAGCTACGCGGCGGCCAACACCTTCCTGGACGCGCTCGCGTGGCATCGCCGCGCGCTCGGGCTGCCAGCGCTGAGCCTGGACTGGGGGCCGTGGGCGGAGGCGGGCATGGCGGTCGATGCGCGCTACCGCTCCCGTCTGGAGGCGCACGGCCTCACCCCGCTGTCCACGGAGGAGGGCCTTGGCGCGCTCGAGCGGCTCTGGGACCAGCCGTCGCCCCAGGTGGCCGTGCTGCGGGTGGATTGGCCCACCTTCCGGCAGCAGCTCCCGGGCGGGCGCATGCCCTTGCTGGCGGCGCTGGACGCCGCCGCGCCGAAGGAGGCTCCTCGAAAGGACTCGCTCCTGAAGCAGCTCGATGAGGTGCCCGACAGCGACCGGCTCGCGCTGCTGACGCGGCACGTCCGCGAGCTCGCGGCGCGGACCCTGGGGCGCGAGTCCTCGCACCCCCTCGAGCTGGAGCGAGGCTTCACCGACCTGGGCATGGACTCGCTGCTCGCGCTGGAGCTGCGCAAGGGACTCGAGACCAGCCTGGGGCGCCCGCTGCCGCCCACCCTCGTCTTCGAACACCCCACCATCTCGCAGCTGGCCGCCCACCTTCATCGCGAGTGGGTGTCCGGCAAACCGCCTCCCTCCACCGGCGCCCCCCACCGCTCCGAGCCGCGCTCGGACACGCCGCCTGCCTCCGCCGCCCTCGTCGAGCAGCTGTCGGAAGAGGAAGTCGAACGACTCCTCCTCGAGAAGCTGGCCAGGCTTTGA